Proteins co-encoded in one Streptomyces roseochromogenus subsp. oscitans DS 12.976 genomic window:
- a CDS encoding FAD-dependent oxidoreductase, whose protein sequence is MPRPLRVAIVGAGPAGIYAADALLKSEVAAGPGVSIDLFERMPAPFGLIRYGVAPDHPRIKGIITALHQVLDKPQIRLFGNVGYPTDISLDDLRDFYDAVIFSTGAMADRELSLPGIELDGSYGAADFVSWYDGHPDVPRTWPLEAEKVAVLGVGNVALDVARVLAKTADELLPTEIPPNVYDGLKANKAVEIHVFGRRGPAQAKFSPMELRELDHSPNIEVIVDPEDIDYDEGSIETRRGNKQADMVAKTLENWAIRDVGERPHKLFLHFFESPAEILGEDGKVVGLRTERTALDGTGNVKGTGEFKDWDVTAVYRAVGYLSEKLPKLPWDIDSGTIPDEGGRVIEEGGTPLQSAYVTGWIRRGPVGLIGHTKGDANETVANLLDDYANGRLHTPASPAPEAVDAFLAEREVRFTTWEGWYKLDAAERALGEPQGRERVKIVERADMLRESGA, encoded by the coding sequence ATGCCGCGCCCCCTGCGGGTAGCCATCGTCGGAGCCGGCCCCGCCGGGATCTACGCCGCCGATGCCCTGCTCAAGTCCGAGGTGGCCGCCGGTCCCGGCGTGTCCATCGACCTCTTCGAGCGGATGCCCGCCCCGTTCGGCCTGATCCGGTACGGCGTCGCCCCGGACCACCCGCGCATCAAGGGCATCATCACCGCCCTGCACCAGGTGCTCGACAAGCCGCAGATCCGGCTCTTCGGCAACGTCGGCTACCCGACCGACATCAGCCTGGACGATCTGCGCGACTTCTACGACGCGGTGATCTTCTCCACCGGCGCGATGGCCGACCGCGAGCTGTCCCTACCCGGCATCGAGCTGGACGGCTCCTACGGCGCCGCCGACTTCGTCTCCTGGTACGACGGACACCCGGACGTGCCGCGCACCTGGCCGCTCGAGGCCGAGAAGGTCGCCGTGCTCGGTGTCGGCAACGTCGCGCTGGACGTGGCCCGCGTCCTCGCCAAGACCGCGGACGAGCTGCTGCCGACCGAGATACCGCCGAACGTCTACGACGGCCTGAAGGCCAACAAGGCCGTGGAGATCCACGTCTTCGGGCGCCGTGGCCCCGCCCAGGCGAAGTTCAGCCCGATGGAGCTGCGCGAGCTGGACCACTCGCCGAACATCGAGGTCATCGTCGACCCCGAGGACATCGACTACGACGAGGGCTCGATCGAGACCCGGCGCGGCAACAAGCAGGCCGACATGGTCGCCAAGACCCTGGAGAACTGGGCCATCCGCGACGTCGGCGAGCGGCCGCACAAGCTGTTCCTGCACTTCTTCGAGTCGCCCGCGGAGATCCTCGGCGAGGACGGCAAGGTCGTCGGCCTGCGCACCGAGCGCACCGCCCTCGACGGCACCGGCAACGTCAAGGGCACCGGCGAGTTCAAGGACTGGGACGTCACCGCGGTCTACCGCGCCGTCGGCTACCTCTCCGAGAAGCTGCCCAAGCTGCCCTGGGACATCGACTCGGGCACGATCCCGGACGAGGGCGGCCGGGTCATCGAGGAGGGCGGCACCCCGCTGCAGTCCGCGTATGTCACCGGCTGGATCCGGCGCGGCCCGGTCGGTCTGATCGGCCACACCAAGGGCGACGCCAACGAGACCGTCGCCAACCTGCTGGACGACTACGCGAACGGCCGGCTGCACACCCCGGCCTCGCCCGCCCCGGAGGCGGTGGACGCGTTCCTCGCCGAGCGCGAGGTCCGCTTCACCACCTGGGAGGGCTGGTACAAGCTGGACGCCGCCGAGCGGGCCCTGGGCGAGCCGCAGGGCCGCGAGCGCGTGAAGATCGTCGAGCGTGCGGACATGCTGCGGGAGAGCGGGGCGTAA
- a CDS encoding PadR family transcriptional regulator yields MTRAAFFVLTALADQPRHGYGILREVEELSDGEVQLRVGTLYGVLDRLTADGLIVLDREEVQQGRLRRYYRLTDDGVAALDAEAERMAAGAGAAKQRIAEGRRAGARAAPEVPAGLEPPTAPGLAGGYA; encoded by the coding sequence ATGACCCGGGCGGCGTTCTTCGTCCTCACGGCGCTCGCCGACCAGCCGCGGCACGGTTACGGCATCCTGCGTGAGGTGGAGGAGCTGTCCGACGGTGAGGTGCAGCTGCGGGTCGGCACGTTGTACGGCGTGCTGGACCGGCTCACCGCGGACGGCCTGATCGTGCTGGACCGGGAAGAGGTCCAGCAGGGCCGCCTGCGGCGCTACTACCGGCTCACCGACGACGGCGTGGCGGCCCTGGACGCCGAGGCCGAGCGGATGGCCGCCGGTGCCGGTGCTGCCAAGCAGCGCATCGCCGAGGGGCGCCGCGCCGGCGCCCGCGCCGCCCCGGAAGTCCCGGCCGGGCTCGAACCCCCCACCGCACCCGGACTCGCGGGAGGCTACGCATGA
- a CDS encoding SpoIIE family protein phosphatase/ATP-binding protein, with protein sequence MVRLPGRPATRPPRPFGDPRASQAPRTEGSSQNGSRPGVLRSAVTGRSVAGQVFILQVVIVLLLIVSAVVAQVLQVRHDSDLEAQNRSLAVAESFANAPGTAAALRTPNPTAVLQPRAEEVRKATGVDFVVVMNTDGIRYTHPKPDRIGKKFVGTIGPALAGGTVTEHVNGTIGPLVQVVVPVKDSAGMVVGLVSAGITTAHVGGAADQTLPLLLAAAAAALALATGGTALVSRRLLRQTHGLGPYEMTRMYEHHDAVLHAVREGVLIVGDDGRLLLANDEAHRLLDLPEDAEQQSVLELGLDDETAALLASGRVATDEVHLVKDRLLAINQRPTDLRGGPAGSVTTLRDSTELRALSGRAEVARERLNMLYDAGVGIGTSLDVTRTAEELAGLAVPRFADFATVDLFDAVLQGEEPRPGTALRRAACAGVRQDSPLYPVGERIRFVPTSPQARSLTTGQSVLVPRLRDAPGWRAQDLERTDQVLEYGIHSLITVPLRAGSLVLGVANFWRAEKPQPFDAEELALADELVARAAVSIDNARRYTREHSMAVTLQRSLLPRTLPEQGALEIAYRYLPAQSGVGGDWFDVLPLSGARVAMVVGDVVGHGLHAAATMGRLRTAVHNFSSLDLPPDELLGLLDELVGRIDQDETAADGSAAITGATCLYAVYDPVSRRCTVARAGHPPPALVHPDGRVEFPEVPAGPPLGLGGLPFETAELELAQDSRLVLYTDGLVEDRERDIDTGLEVLSDALNGTPGASPEETCRAVLARLPARPIDDVALIVARTRVLGTDRVTEWQVPSDPAAVSQVRSAVTGQLADWGLEELVFTTELILSELVTNAIRYGRAPIVVRLLRDRTLICEVSDGSTTSPHLRYAASTDEGGRGLFLVAQLAERWGTRYIPNGKIIWAEQPLP encoded by the coding sequence ATGGTGCGACTGCCTGGCCGGCCCGCGACCCGGCCGCCCCGTCCGTTCGGGGACCCGCGCGCATCGCAGGCCCCGCGAACGGAGGGTTCGAGCCAGAACGGCAGCAGACCCGGAGTCCTGCGGTCGGCGGTGACGGGACGCAGCGTTGCCGGGCAGGTGTTCATCCTCCAAGTGGTGATCGTGCTGCTGCTGATCGTCTCGGCGGTGGTGGCGCAGGTGCTGCAGGTGCGGCACGACAGCGATCTGGAGGCCCAGAACCGTTCCCTCGCCGTCGCCGAGTCCTTCGCTAACGCACCCGGCACGGCCGCCGCGCTGCGTACGCCGAACCCCACCGCCGTGCTGCAGCCCCGTGCGGAGGAGGTCCGCAAGGCGACCGGGGTGGACTTCGTCGTCGTGATGAACACCGACGGCATCCGCTACACGCACCCCAAACCCGACCGCATCGGTAAGAAGTTCGTCGGCACGATCGGCCCGGCGCTGGCCGGCGGCACGGTCACCGAGCATGTCAACGGCACGATCGGCCCGCTGGTGCAGGTCGTGGTGCCGGTGAAGGACTCCGCCGGCATGGTGGTGGGCCTGGTGTCCGCCGGGATCACCACCGCGCACGTGGGCGGGGCCGCCGACCAGACGCTGCCGCTGCTGCTCGCGGCGGCCGCGGCGGCACTCGCGCTGGCCACCGGGGGCACGGCGCTGGTCAGCAGACGGCTGCTGCGCCAGACGCACGGTCTGGGACCGTACGAGATGACCCGGATGTACGAGCACCACGACGCGGTGCTGCACGCGGTCCGGGAGGGTGTGCTGATCGTCGGTGACGACGGCCGGCTGCTGCTCGCCAACGACGAGGCGCACCGGCTGCTGGACCTGCCGGAGGACGCCGAGCAGCAGAGCGTGCTGGAGCTGGGCCTGGACGACGAGACGGCGGCGCTGCTGGCCTCGGGCCGGGTGGCCACGGACGAGGTGCACCTGGTCAAGGACCGGCTGCTGGCCATCAACCAGCGCCCCACCGATCTGCGCGGCGGCCCGGCGGGCAGCGTCACCACGCTGCGCGACTCCACCGAGCTGCGCGCCCTGTCGGGCCGCGCGGAGGTGGCGCGGGAGCGGCTGAACATGCTGTACGACGCCGGGGTGGGCATCGGCACCAGCCTGGACGTGACCCGTACCGCCGAGGAGCTGGCGGGGCTGGCGGTGCCCCGGTTCGCGGACTTCGCGACCGTGGACCTGTTCGACGCGGTCCTGCAGGGCGAGGAGCCGAGGCCGGGCACGGCACTGCGCCGCGCCGCCTGCGCCGGCGTCCGCCAGGACTCCCCGCTGTATCCGGTGGGCGAGCGGATCCGGTTCGTGCCCACCTCGCCGCAGGCACGCAGCCTGACCACCGGGCAGTCGGTCCTGGTGCCGCGGCTGCGCGACGCGCCCGGCTGGCGGGCGCAGGACCTGGAGCGTACCGACCAGGTGCTGGAGTACGGCATCCATTCGCTGATCACCGTGCCGCTGCGGGCGGGCAGTCTGGTGCTGGGGGTGGCGAACTTCTGGCGTGCGGAGAAGCCGCAGCCGTTCGACGCCGAGGAGCTGGCCCTCGCCGATGAGCTGGTCGCTCGGGCCGCGGTGTCCATCGACAACGCCCGCCGGTACACGCGCGAACACAGCATGGCGGTGACCCTGCAGCGCAGTCTGCTGCCGCGCACGCTGCCCGAGCAGGGCGCGCTGGAGATCGCCTACCGCTATCTGCCGGCGCAGTCCGGGGTGGGCGGAGACTGGTTCGACGTACTGCCGCTCTCCGGTGCCCGGGTGGCGATGGTCGTGGGGGACGTGGTGGGGCACGGACTGCACGCGGCGGCCACCATGGGCCGGCTGCGCACGGCGGTGCACAACTTCTCCTCGCTGGACCTGCCGCCGGATGAACTCCTCGGACTGCTGGACGAGTTGGTCGGCCGGATCGACCAGGACGAGACCGCCGCGGACGGCTCCGCGGCGATCACCGGCGCGACCTGTCTGTACGCGGTCTATGACCCGGTCTCGCGGCGCTGCACGGTGGCCCGGGCCGGCCATCCGCCGCCCGCGCTGGTGCACCCGGACGGCCGGGTGGAGTTCCCGGAGGTGCCCGCGGGGCCGCCGCTGGGCCTCGGCGGGCTGCCGTTCGAGACGGCCGAGCTGGAGCTGGCGCAGGACAGCCGGCTGGTGCTGTACACCGACGGGCTGGTGGAGGACCGCGAGCGGGACATCGACACGGGTCTCGAGGTGCTGAGCGACGCCCTGAACGGCACGCCGGGCGCCTCGCCGGAGGAGACCTGCCGCGCGGTGCTGGCCCGGCTGCCGGCCCGGCCGATCGACGACGTCGCGCTGATCGTCGCCCGCACCCGGGTGCTGGGCACGGACCGGGTCACCGAGTGGCAGGTGCCGTCCGATCCGGCGGCGGTGTCGCAGGTGCGGTCCGCGGTGACCGGGCAGCTCGCCGACTGGGGTCTGGAGGAGCTGGTCTTCACGACGGAGCTGATCCTGAGCGAGCTGGTCACCAACGCGATCCGCTACGGGCGCGCCCCGATCGTCGTACGGCTGCTGCGCGACCGCACGCTGATCTGCGAGGTCTCCGACGGCAGCACGACCTCGCCGCATCTGCGGTACGCGGCGAGCACCGACGAGGGCGGCCGGGGCCTGTTCCTGGTCGCGCAGCTCGCCGAGCGCTGGGGCACCCGGTACATCCCCAACGGCAAGATCATCTGGGCGGAGCAGCCGCTGCCGTAG
- a CDS encoding SpoIIE family protein phosphatase has protein sequence MTGSGGEQAVRTRARLAALLADTSTGALGAAGGRVAGVYLRSGTPGLLRLAVIAGLPGRLFRPWWRLHVGRPFPGADAYRLGVQVVLANAAETVRRYPQFAAGLPFPFGSVHVPVPGGSEPLGVLTVLRPAVADSADELLDLDLLARLAEGLGAELLGLADGDASAVVWDGEPLCVRPPVSRPGQAVVARFGWDPVTCAVRADDRLYGLLGLYPGDFAGTDAALAEALAPQDAERILAALRDTAAGKPPAAPLSVRGRDGAARLLDLWPAAEDGAGQRVDGVVFDPGPAACADGAADLLPQGVFCLDRLGLVVYVNPAAARLADRERESLLGRPLWEAMPWLTGPRYDDHLRGALLAPEPVHFHVRRPARDREEPGAGEWLAVSVHPGEDLLTCTLVPASRMDTPVEPLVEEHVPEDTVPGGHSMEPLYRPIALAIALTDAVTARQVSAVVMQELLPAFGGRRLAIYLLQDRHLYLAWETGFPQGFLAPFEGVGLDARLPGVECLTTGRPLFFESMQQLPTAYPGIPLDADEGARAFLPLIASGRPVGSCILGFDRPRGFSTEERTVLTALAGLIAHAMERARRYDSEAALARGLQQALLPRRLSAHPQVETAGRYLPGTQGMDVGGDWYDVVEAGDGLALVIGDVQGHGVQAAATMGQLRSAVRAFALGDRPPDEVLSGTNHLLIDLDPGQFASCCYLRLDPSTGLVRIARAGHPPPLLRCPDGRTRLVDVPGGVVLGVDPQARYPVAELLLEPDAILALYTDGLVERPGAD, from the coding sequence ATGACTGGGAGCGGTGGCGAGCAGGCGGTCCGTACGCGGGCCCGGCTCGCCGCGCTGCTGGCGGACACCTCGACGGGCGCGCTCGGTGCCGCCGGCGGCCGGGTGGCGGGGGTGTATCTGCGGTCCGGCACCCCGGGCCTGCTGCGCCTCGCGGTGATCGCGGGGCTGCCCGGCCGGCTGTTCCGGCCCTGGTGGCGGCTGCACGTCGGCCGACCGTTCCCCGGCGCCGACGCCTACCGTCTCGGCGTACAGGTGGTGCTGGCGAACGCCGCCGAGACGGTGCGCCGGTATCCGCAGTTCGCGGCGGGCCTGCCCTTCCCGTTCGGGTCGGTGCATGTGCCGGTGCCGGGCGGGAGCGAGCCGCTGGGGGTGCTCACGGTGCTGCGCCCGGCGGTGGCCGACTCGGCGGACGAGTTGCTGGACCTGGATCTGCTCGCCCGGCTGGCCGAAGGGCTCGGTGCCGAGCTGCTCGGGCTCGCCGACGGGGACGCGAGCGCGGTCGTCTGGGACGGCGAGCCGCTGTGTGTGCGGCCGCCGGTGAGCCGGCCCGGGCAGGCCGTCGTGGCGCGGTTCGGCTGGGATCCCGTGACCTGTGCGGTGCGCGCGGACGACCGGCTGTACGGCCTCCTCGGCCTGTACCCCGGCGACTTCGCGGGGACGGATGCGGCGCTCGCGGAGGCCCTGGCACCGCAGGACGCGGAGCGGATCCTGGCCGCGCTGCGCGACACCGCCGCCGGGAAGCCGCCCGCCGCACCGCTGAGCGTGCGGGGACGGGACGGCGCGGCACGGCTGCTGGATCTGTGGCCGGCCGCGGAGGACGGGGCCGGGCAGCGGGTCGACGGGGTGGTGTTCGACCCGGGTCCCGCCGCCTGCGCGGACGGCGCGGCGGACCTGCTGCCGCAGGGTGTGTTCTGCCTGGACCGGCTGGGGCTGGTCGTGTACGTCAACCCGGCCGCGGCCCGGCTCGCCGACCGGGAGCGGGAGTCGCTGCTCGGGCGGCCGCTGTGGGAGGCGATGCCGTGGCTGACCGGCCCGCGGTACGACGACCATCTGCGCGGCGCCCTGCTGGCCCCGGAGCCGGTGCACTTCCATGTGCGGCGGCCGGCCCGCGACCGTGAGGAGCCCGGCGCGGGCGAATGGCTCGCGGTGTCGGTGCATCCCGGCGAGGACCTGCTGACCTGCACACTCGTCCCGGCCAGCCGGATGGACACACCGGTCGAGCCCCTCGTGGAGGAGCACGTCCCTGAGGACACGGTGCCGGGCGGGCACTCGATGGAGCCGCTGTACCGGCCGATCGCGCTGGCGATCGCGCTGACGGACGCGGTGACCGCCCGGCAGGTGTCGGCGGTGGTGATGCAGGAACTGCTGCCCGCGTTCGGGGGCCGGCGCCTCGCGATCTATCTGCTCCAGGACCGGCATCTGTATCTCGCCTGGGAGACCGGCTTCCCGCAGGGGTTCCTCGCTCCGTTCGAGGGGGTCGGTCTCGACGCCCGGCTGCCGGGCGTGGAGTGCCTGACCACGGGGCGGCCGCTGTTCTTCGAGTCGATGCAGCAGCTGCCGACCGCCTATCCGGGCATCCCGCTGGACGCCGACGAGGGCGCCCGGGCCTTTCTGCCGCTGATCGCCTCCGGGCGGCCGGTCGGCTCGTGCATCCTCGGCTTCGACCGCCCGCGCGGCTTCAGCACCGAGGAACGCACGGTCCTCACCGCGCTCGCCGGGCTGATCGCGCACGCCATGGAGCGGGCACGGCGCTACGACAGCGAGGCCGCACTCGCCCGCGGCCTGCAGCAGGCGCTGCTGCCCCGCCGGTTGTCGGCACATCCGCAGGTGGAGACCGCGGGCCGGTATCTGCCGGGCACGCAGGGTATGGACGTGGGCGGCGACTGGTACGACGTGGTGGAGGCGGGTGACGGGCTGGCCCTGGTGATCGGTGATGTGCAGGGACACGGGGTGCAGGCCGCGGCCACCATGGGGCAGCTGCGCAGCGCGGTGCGCGCGTTCGCGCTGGGCGACCGGCCGCCCGACGAGGTGCTGAGCGGCACCAACCATCTGCTGATCGACCTCGATCCCGGTCAGTTCGCCAGCTGCTGCTATCTGCGACTGGACCCCTCGACCGGCCTGGTCCGGATCGCCCGGGCGGGGCATCCGCCGCCGCTGCTGCGCTGCCCCGACGGACGGACCCGGCTGGTGGATGTCCCGGGCGGTGTCGTCCTCGGGGTGGATCCGCAGGCCCGCTACCCGGTGGCCGAACTGCTGCTGGAGCCGGACGCGATTCTCGCCCTGTACACGGACGGGCTGGTGGAGCGGCCGGGCGCGGACAT
- a CDS encoding DUF1232 domain-containing protein: MGSTTPLLVIAVVVAAGLLAVALALLVRLVRTRRALRRSGLPTGPRWVFWGAVAYLLLPTDLLPDPVYLDDIAVLLLALRSLRAARPLPPGPTGP; the protein is encoded by the coding sequence ATGGGTTCCACCACGCCCCTGCTGGTCATAGCCGTCGTCGTTGCCGCGGGGCTGCTCGCCGTCGCCCTGGCGCTGCTGGTACGGCTGGTGCGCACCCGGCGCGCATTGCGGCGCTCCGGGCTGCCGACGGGCCCGCGCTGGGTGTTCTGGGGCGCGGTCGCCTATCTGCTGCTCCCCACCGACCTGCTGCCCGACCCCGTCTACCTGGACGACATCGCCGTCCTGCTGCTCGCGCTGCGCAGCCTGCGCGCCGCCCGCCCGCTGCCGCCCGGCCCGACCGGGCCCTGA